Proteins from a single region of Cydia strobilella chromosome 2, ilCydStro3.1, whole genome shotgun sequence:
- the LOC134749285 gene encoding uncharacterized protein LOC134749285: CHISVSEYKIIPNRRRGRPLIMINGFTFSKKSKNVYRCSKYNTTRCPASVYLNADLIVTGLSEDHNHQPPKYVSSSSWRYPGFVPRLINDDFLLPITADFAQSIDAEFPQTNSDFPPYKMITTQSGTSLVMVEDYTFSKHKYNSYRCSKYTSSRCRASVRFDNLGNIKSYHGEHNHEPPTYVTSHGKYLKINS; encoded by the exons TGCCACATTTCAGTCTCGGAATACAAGATAATTCCAAACAGACGGCGTGGACGGCCTCTCATAATGATCAATGGCTTCACGTTTTCAAAGAAGAGCAAAAACGTCTATCGTTGCTCCAAGTACAATACCACTAGATGCCCAGCTAGCGTCTATTTGAATGCTGACCTGATTGTAACTGGTTTGAGTGAAGATCATAATCACCAGCCTCCTAAATATGTGTCATCATCTTCCTGGCGATATCCTGGATTTGTGCCGCGGCTCAT TAACGACG ATTTTCTTCTGCCGATAACAGCAGATTTTGCCCAGTCGATTGACGCAGAGTTTCCTCAGACAAACTCAGATTTTCCTCCTTACAAAATGATAACCACACAATCAGGAACATCCCTTGTAATGGTGGAAGACTACACATTTTCGAAACACAAATATAATAGCTACCGTTGTTCTAAATATACATCGAGTAGATGCAGGGCGTCCGTGAGATTTGATAACTTGGGTAACATTAAGTCATACCATGGAGAGCATAACCATGAGCCTCCGACGTACGTGACGTCGCATGGgaaatatttgaaaattaacTCTTAA